Proteins encoded by one window of Acinonyx jubatus isolate Ajub_Pintada_27869175 chromosome X, VMU_Ajub_asm_v1.0, whole genome shotgun sequence:
- the RAI2 gene encoding retinoic acid-induced protein 2 isoform X1, with product MDDLQSQNLSMDMTDSSPALANNRLENGMAQLITTEAWNINSTDLVKKALVTVPAPSILNPPAESQGGMALKVAATVLQPLCLGESPVVMPIHMQVEGSPAPELNPNGHAAYVMTTQGPVQLPVVLEQHVFQHLNSPLVLPQEAPCSSSAIHNNLFQGAEDPEARPQLLDLRIPSRPQEPTLPFEAVLQNLFPSQGALGPPPCQPPPGYAPVPPQPFNSPLSPLVPPATLLVPYPVIVPLPVPVPIPIPIPVPQSPESKLSSGFPKPPSSFGLHPFKGTPSPLEKEELKPFDILQPREYFQLSRHTVIKMGSENEALDLSMKSVPWLKAGEASPPVCQEDAVLDLSLAAHRKSEPPVETLYDSSSSVDSPGHAGGMEVPFAPATAHGASAVMDSHVGGSNPAQLPGQPGQPSGEVKAENPMEIVSESQATKVIVSVEDAVPAIFCGKIKGLSGVSTKNFSFKREDSVLQGYDINSQGEEPMGSTEPLRKPVKNRSIKLKKVNSQEIHMLPIKKQRLATFFPRK from the coding sequence ATGGACGATCTGCAGTCCCAGAACCTCTCCATGGACATGACTGACTCCTCTCCCGCCTTGGCCAATAACAGACTGGAGAATGGCATGGCCCAGCTGATCACCACCGAGGCCTGGAACATCAACTCCACCGACCTGGTAAAGAAGGCCCTGGTGACCGTGCCGGCCCCATCCATCCTGAACCCCCCAGCCGAGTCTCAGGGCGGCATGGCTCTGAAGGTGGCGGCCACTGTGCTGCAGCCCCTGTGCCTCGGGGAGAGCCCGGTGGTGATGCCCATTCACATGCAGGTGGAGGGAAGCCCTGCGCCCGAGCTCAACCCTAATGGCCATGCGGCCTATGTCATGACCACGCAGGGCCCCGTGCAGCTGCCGGTGGTGCTGGAGCAGCACGTCTTCCAGCACCTCAACTCCCCTCTGGTCCTGCCGCAGGAGGCCCCGTGCTCCTCCAGTGCTATCCACAACAACCTGTTCCAGGGAGCCGAGGACCCCGAGGCCCGACCGCAGCTCCTGGACCTGCGGATCCCCAGCCGGCCACAAGAGCCCACGTTGCCGTTTGAAGCTGTGCTCCAGAATTTGTTCCCCTCACAGGGCGCTCTCGGCCCCCCACCCTGTCAGCCTCCTCCTGGATACGCGCCTGTGCCCCCCCAGCCCTTTAACTCCCCCCTGTCCCCGCTGGTCCCTCCGGCCACCCTCCTGGTACCCTACCCTGTGATCGTCCCCTTGCCCGTGCCcgtccccatccccatccccatccctgtGCCTCAGAGTCCCGAATCCAAGCTCAGCTCCGGTTTCCCCAAGCCGCCATCTTCCTTTGGCCTACACCCCTTCAAAGGCACCCCTAGCCCTCTGGAGAAGGAGGAACTGAAGCCCTTCGATATCCTGCAGCCAAGGGAGTACTTCCAGCTTAGCCGCCACACGGTCATCAAGATGGGGAGTGAGAACGAGGCCCTGGATCTGTCCATGAAGTCGGTGCCCTGGCTTAAGGCTGGCGAAGCCAGTCCCCCCGTCTGCCAGGAAGATGCGGTCCTGGACCTGTCGCTGGCAGCCCACCGAAAATCTGAGCCTCCCGTTGAGACACTGTATGACAGCAGCAGCTCAGTGGACAGCCCAGGTCACGCCGGCGGCATGGAAGTGCCCTTTGCCCCTGCCACAGCACACGGGGCCTCGGCTGTGATGGATAGCCACGTGGGCGGCAGCAACCCTGCCCAGCTGCCCGGCCAGCCCGGCCAGCCCAGCGGCGAGGTCAAGGCTGAAAATCCCATGGAGATCGTGAGCGAGTCCCAGGCCACCAAGGTTATCGTCTCGGTGGAAGACGCCGTGCCTGCCATCTTCTGCGGCAAGATCAAAGGCCTCTCGGGCGTGTCCACCAAAAACTTCTCCTTCAAAAGAGAAGACTCCGTGCTTCAGGGCTATGACATCAATAGCCAAGGAGAAGAGCCCATGGGAAGCACAGAGCCCCTTAGGAAACCCGTCAAAAACAGGAGCATAAAGTTAAAGAAAGTGAACTCCCAGGAAATACACATGCTCCCGATCAAAAAACAACGGCTGGCCACCTTTTTTCCAAGAAAGTAa
- the RAI2 gene encoding retinoic acid-induced protein 2 isoform X2 gives MDDLQSQNLSMDMTDSSPALANNRLENGMAQLITTEAWNINSTDLGPVQLPVVLEQHVFQHLNSPLVLPQEAPCSSSAIHNNLFQGAEDPEARPQLLDLRIPSRPQEPTLPFEAVLQNLFPSQGALGPPPCQPPPGYAPVPPQPFNSPLSPLVPPATLLVPYPVIVPLPVPVPIPIPIPVPQSPESKLSSGFPKPPSSFGLHPFKGTPSPLEKEELKPFDILQPREYFQLSRHTVIKMGSENEALDLSMKSVPWLKAGEASPPVCQEDAVLDLSLAAHRKSEPPVETLYDSSSSVDSPGHAGGMEVPFAPATAHGASAVMDSHVGGSNPAQLPGQPGQPSGEVKAENPMEIVSESQATKVIVSVEDAVPAIFCGKIKGLSGVSTKNFSFKREDSVLQGYDINSQGEEPMGSTEPLRKPVKNRSIKLKKVNSQEIHMLPIKKQRLATFFPRK, from the exons ATGGACGATCTGCAGTCCCAGAACCTCTCCATGGACATGACTGACTCCTCTCCCGCCTTGGCCAATAACAGACTGGAGAATGGCATGGCCCAGCTGATCACCACCGAGGCCTGGAACATCAACTCCACCGACCTG GGCCCCGTGCAGCTGCCGGTGGTGCTGGAGCAGCACGTCTTCCAGCACCTCAACTCCCCTCTGGTCCTGCCGCAGGAGGCCCCGTGCTCCTCCAGTGCTATCCACAACAACCTGTTCCAGGGAGCCGAGGACCCCGAGGCCCGACCGCAGCTCCTGGACCTGCGGATCCCCAGCCGGCCACAAGAGCCCACGTTGCCGTTTGAAGCTGTGCTCCAGAATTTGTTCCCCTCACAGGGCGCTCTCGGCCCCCCACCCTGTCAGCCTCCTCCTGGATACGCGCCTGTGCCCCCCCAGCCCTTTAACTCCCCCCTGTCCCCGCTGGTCCCTCCGGCCACCCTCCTGGTACCCTACCCTGTGATCGTCCCCTTGCCCGTGCCcgtccccatccccatccccatccctgtGCCTCAGAGTCCCGAATCCAAGCTCAGCTCCGGTTTCCCCAAGCCGCCATCTTCCTTTGGCCTACACCCCTTCAAAGGCACCCCTAGCCCTCTGGAGAAGGAGGAACTGAAGCCCTTCGATATCCTGCAGCCAAGGGAGTACTTCCAGCTTAGCCGCCACACGGTCATCAAGATGGGGAGTGAGAACGAGGCCCTGGATCTGTCCATGAAGTCGGTGCCCTGGCTTAAGGCTGGCGAAGCCAGTCCCCCCGTCTGCCAGGAAGATGCGGTCCTGGACCTGTCGCTGGCAGCCCACCGAAAATCTGAGCCTCCCGTTGAGACACTGTATGACAGCAGCAGCTCAGTGGACAGCCCAGGTCACGCCGGCGGCATGGAAGTGCCCTTTGCCCCTGCCACAGCACACGGGGCCTCGGCTGTGATGGATAGCCACGTGGGCGGCAGCAACCCTGCCCAGCTGCCCGGCCAGCCCGGCCAGCCCAGCGGCGAGGTCAAGGCTGAAAATCCCATGGAGATCGTGAGCGAGTCCCAGGCCACCAAGGTTATCGTCTCGGTGGAAGACGCCGTGCCTGCCATCTTCTGCGGCAAGATCAAAGGCCTCTCGGGCGTGTCCACCAAAAACTTCTCCTTCAAAAGAGAAGACTCCGTGCTTCAGGGCTATGACATCAATAGCCAAGGAGAAGAGCCCATGGGAAGCACAGAGCCCCTTAGGAAACCCGTCAAAAACAGGAGCATAAAGTTAAAGAAAGTGAACTCCCAGGAAATACACATGCTCCCGATCAAAAAACAACGGCTGGCCACCTTTTTTCCAAGAAAGTAa
- the RAI2 gene encoding retinoic acid-induced protein 2 isoform X3 yields MDDLQSQNLSMDMTDSSPALANNRLENGMAQLITTEAWNINSTDLEAPCSSSAIHNNLFQGAEDPEARPQLLDLRIPSRPQEPTLPFEAVLQNLFPSQGALGPPPCQPPPGYAPVPPQPFNSPLSPLVPPATLLVPYPVIVPLPVPVPIPIPIPVPQSPESKLSSGFPKPPSSFGLHPFKGTPSPLEKEELKPFDILQPREYFQLSRHTVIKMGSENEALDLSMKSVPWLKAGEASPPVCQEDAVLDLSLAAHRKSEPPVETLYDSSSSVDSPGHAGGMEVPFAPATAHGASAVMDSHVGGSNPAQLPGQPGQPSGEVKAENPMEIVSESQATKVIVSVEDAVPAIFCGKIKGLSGVSTKNFSFKREDSVLQGYDINSQGEEPMGSTEPLRKPVKNRSIKLKKVNSQEIHMLPIKKQRLATFFPRK; encoded by the exons ATGGACGATCTGCAGTCCCAGAACCTCTCCATGGACATGACTGACTCCTCTCCCGCCTTGGCCAATAACAGACTGGAGAATGGCATGGCCCAGCTGATCACCACCGAGGCCTGGAACATCAACTCCACCGACCTG GAGGCCCCGTGCTCCTCCAGTGCTATCCACAACAACCTGTTCCAGGGAGCCGAGGACCCCGAGGCCCGACCGCAGCTCCTGGACCTGCGGATCCCCAGCCGGCCACAAGAGCCCACGTTGCCGTTTGAAGCTGTGCTCCAGAATTTGTTCCCCTCACAGGGCGCTCTCGGCCCCCCACCCTGTCAGCCTCCTCCTGGATACGCGCCTGTGCCCCCCCAGCCCTTTAACTCCCCCCTGTCCCCGCTGGTCCCTCCGGCCACCCTCCTGGTACCCTACCCTGTGATCGTCCCCTTGCCCGTGCCcgtccccatccccatccccatccctgtGCCTCAGAGTCCCGAATCCAAGCTCAGCTCCGGTTTCCCCAAGCCGCCATCTTCCTTTGGCCTACACCCCTTCAAAGGCACCCCTAGCCCTCTGGAGAAGGAGGAACTGAAGCCCTTCGATATCCTGCAGCCAAGGGAGTACTTCCAGCTTAGCCGCCACACGGTCATCAAGATGGGGAGTGAGAACGAGGCCCTGGATCTGTCCATGAAGTCGGTGCCCTGGCTTAAGGCTGGCGAAGCCAGTCCCCCCGTCTGCCAGGAAGATGCGGTCCTGGACCTGTCGCTGGCAGCCCACCGAAAATCTGAGCCTCCCGTTGAGACACTGTATGACAGCAGCAGCTCAGTGGACAGCCCAGGTCACGCCGGCGGCATGGAAGTGCCCTTTGCCCCTGCCACAGCACACGGGGCCTCGGCTGTGATGGATAGCCACGTGGGCGGCAGCAACCCTGCCCAGCTGCCCGGCCAGCCCGGCCAGCCCAGCGGCGAGGTCAAGGCTGAAAATCCCATGGAGATCGTGAGCGAGTCCCAGGCCACCAAGGTTATCGTCTCGGTGGAAGACGCCGTGCCTGCCATCTTCTGCGGCAAGATCAAAGGCCTCTCGGGCGTGTCCACCAAAAACTTCTCCTTCAAAAGAGAAGACTCCGTGCTTCAGGGCTATGACATCAATAGCCAAGGAGAAGAGCCCATGGGAAGCACAGAGCCCCTTAGGAAACCCGTCAAAAACAGGAGCATAAAGTTAAAGAAAGTGAACTCCCAGGAAATACACATGCTCCCGATCAAAAAACAACGGCTGGCCACCTTTTTTCCAAGAAAGTAa